Below is a window of Humulus lupulus chromosome 2, drHumLupu1.1, whole genome shotgun sequence DNA.
tctgagtttagggtaccaaatatggacgattttaaaatacaaggtagcatatgagcattattgaaaacaaagaataccaaaataatactttgcaaaaacatagagtaccaaataaatatatttcattttaaaaagaattttctttttttaaaatatgaaggACGGTAtaaagtaaaaatatatatataaatttatgcaaaaattctgaaaaaaatatttattttgaataaaaaattataataaatgttgaattaattaaTGTAAAAGTGTTTGACAAATAGTGTAGCTAGAACCTCCTGTAAAGTTTCCTGACAGTCGCATTCTTACATGTCCAGGGTCTAACCCATAATGTTATCATGACTAAATCCAAACTTGGTTAGTttgcaatattttaatttttgtctTGAATTCTTAAAATtaacaatatttttttaacagaattaacaattcaattcaattaaattagaatcttgtaatgttatttattatttattaaagaTTTTTCTCTAAATCATATGTTACATGCatgataaatataaattaaattcagaacttttataacaaaaaataaaatatctagaTCTATAATTTACAAATATATACTGTATATAATGAATACAGTACAAGACTCTTTTTACTCTCTCTATATCCTTTTTCTAGAAGATATTTGCAATCAAATTTGAGTTGTATTAGTCGTATGTGAAATAgtttaaacatataaatatatatatatgtatatatatgggtTAGGTCCCTTTGTCTTTTGCTTAACAAATTGGAGATTATTTTGTTGACTAGACCTAATAATATCTAACAAATTTGAGATAATTCAGTCTTTTTGTTGCTAAATAAACCAAATACTGAATATATTATTACTTGTCAGATCTTGACTGGGCTAATTAAACACATTAATTATTGACTTTTTGTTTGCTAAACGGTAACAATtatcaaacatatatataaatatatgacatTAAAACTagccaaagaaagaaaaaaactacTAATTAATGCAATAGCTGCTATATTGTTCGAAAACAGGTCTACGTAATAATCTATATTGTAGGAAATAAACCCGCCATATATagagttaattaattaaacactctttttttttctttcatttcaaaTTTTCAATCTTGTTAATTTAATATAGAAATGAATATATAATATGTCCCAATGGAAGATGTCGGTGGGCAAAATTGTTCGATGGAAGATATATatgaatttgttttatttaatttttttcataaacATTGGAAAATGAAAATGGAGGATGATTAACACGTGAGAATATGTACGTTGTGAGCTTGGCATGGGCCAACTGATGGTGATATCTTAACGGCTAATAACAtgtatattattattatggtaaccattaaaaaaaacagttttttatttaattaattaaaaatttgataattaaatataaaatagtgtttggtaactctacttttattttttatttttttaaattttaaacaaaatttattaaattttgaaaatagaaaattttcacttttaaatttattttaaattattttcaacttttagtttttcttttattttcttcttcaaatcactacctcattttatattgttaaacaaaacataaaaataaaaattatcaagcgaatttattattttttatttttaaaaacaaaaaacaaaaatagttatcaaacatatttttattttttaaaaataaaaaataaaaataatatttctatttttatgtttaaaaatttcaaaaacaaaaattttaccaaacacaacctataatttttctttttttacttCTCCTCCTCtccattattaattattattaataaataattttgttttgtattggatatatatttatatagatataatGTAAAGtttctttatccaaaaactagtTAGTTCACCACACTTAACCTCATCTTCACCCACTCCCTTTCTCAAAGAGGGTAACATTAGATAAGGTATAAAAGTTTCCACATTTTTCCCTTTTATAACTTATTTCTTTCtcatctatatttatatatatagacaaAGAGATTGTGTAAAAAcaaaacaacaataaaaatataaactatatatttaaaaaaaatattagaaaaaatacCGACATAAATTCTTATCTCCCATCCTCACTCAACCATATattcattcttttttatttattttttctctctTGAAATTTTTATACATTTTTTCCTCTCATTTCCATTGCATATCTCTCACTTTGCTCTTCCACAAGGTAATTCCAAAGATCCTTATCTCtctactttttctttctttttcctttttcttttaattttttgggCTGTAAATTGTTTGCCTTTATATTTTGGCTATAGACAGAGTTTtgtgatcatcatcatcatcatcatcataatcatCTCTTATTgcttctctcctctctctctctctctctctctctctattttcagGTTCTCTCATTATACCTCTaaaaaaattctgggttttttttttcttttctcttttgtgGCAATTttgaaaaaactatatataattgAAAAGTTCTTTCTTGCAGGAGAGCTAAGATGGCAGATTGCAACCGAGGTGATAATTATTTCTCATCCCAAAATCACCAGGTATattatctatatatgtatatatatatatatactacttAATTAATTTCTTGCATAAAAGTATTAGATTATTATGAACAAAGTTAATTAGTATAACATACATAAAATGCTTAGAATAGAATTCTGGGTTGTTTTGAGTTTTGAGTGATTGTAGAAACTGAATAGAATGGTTGGTTGGGGCATATCACAAGTACTATCTACTTTAATTTGTTGCGGTGCTGTGTGTTGGTATATATTCATGTCATAAGCGcacaaaaaacaaaacaaaaaccacTTGATCGCACATGACACAACTTAAGTGACATATTATATATTTAGATTGTTTTCTAgaactactatatatatataaataaataatattatcaaataaaaaaaatgctcCATGAATATTACGTTTTACCTTGATGATATATATAATGTCAAGTTTTTTTATATAGTTGTCTtagttttgtttttaatttgtGGGACCTATATATATCCAACGGCTAGTGATTATGACAAATCATACCTTTTATGAATTACTTTTAATCTTATATGGTTACTTAGAAATGTCGGCAGAGAATTTGAGCTTATATAAACAGTAATAGATAGTAAATAGAGTATATAAACCTTAGTGCTTGCTTTGTTGTTCAAATGAAATCAATATAATAGTACATGCCTaacttttttttataattttattattttattattttatgtatttatttttgggTAAAACCCATTAAATTATTTTGGCAAAATACATGTGAGCCTCTTACCACCCCCATACAAAGATATTCATTATTCATTCCCTATTTGGGACCCAAAAAGACCCGCTctattaaatttcaaataaaagttGCTTTTAAATAGATCACCAAATCATATCAACATCCAATAATaagctttatataaatatatatatgaaaattataGCCAATTATAATTTAGTGTACTATATATTTTTTGGCTGTGACTTTTGGTTCTAATCACCTCAACTGTGGGTCATGATTGACAATTCATAGGATATTAATAATGTAAATCCAATTATTGAGCTGTTATATATTATGAATAGGGGaccaattttaatttttttttttatatagcttTAAATAATTTAATGTGTGACAAACACATATAGCTCTAGCTAGCcgtaaattaaaattttgaagcTGAATTATGGCTTTCTTCTAGATATATAgtgtattaaattaaatatatgatAATTTAAGACCTCTCTAATAATCATGTACATGTCAACTTTATTAAGATTTTGGATTTAAATCACAGGATGAGTCAGTGCAGGGGAAGAAATATGGAGGACTTGTACCAAAGAAGAAGCCTTTGATTTCAAAGGTTGGCATAAATGATTTTCAAATATtcagtttttttgttttttgtcatATATAATTTTACTAAATATTTgttgttattaatttatttttttattttaattttgtggCCATAGGATCACGAACGTGCATTCTTTGATTCTGCAGACTGGGCATTATGCAAGGTATTAACTCccaaaaataatgaaataataccatccataataataataataataatatatgaaaAATCCTAACCAAAAAAAGTTTTTTGGTTTTAAGCTTGTGGTTGTGGTTCCATACAATTAGAGGACCATATGAAAGCCTCTTGTCTTTGTCTCAATTGGACTAAAATCATCAACTAGTTATTATAAtggatagttttttttttatttcttttttcttccttttcttacAAAAATGCTTGAAATAATATCTatgtatatatgtacatatatgatGAAATTTATAGTAATAAACATTACATTTAGTCTTAGTCATgctaaattgtatttttttttaaataaaataaaattgtaatCATGATATAATGATGATTAATTATAAGTttttagaaacaaattaatttatGTTTAGCATTACTCTATATTTTTCACCATTATTTCTTATAATTAATTTCTTGAAATACAGCAGCAAGGGGCAGGTGTGAATCAAAAATCCACAGCCGCTGTAGAAACCTTACGGCCAAAACTTAAGGTATAGtatcatttatatatttatatatataaataaatataagaaGGCATCACTTTTACTAGTGATAGGCATTTTTATTTTCGGcagttaaataaattataactaatttttttatatgacgatgtATATGATAGTTATAGTAGACATTAtacaaattttctaaaaattatgaataattaacAGTGTTAAAATCATGATTGAAACAGCCTATTTTACACACGTATAAAAAATGAGACAATTGTGCAACTAattgtttgaactctgatttcgacACCATAAATTATTCCGAATTTCTTGAAATCTCTGGTAGAATGTCTGCTATAACTACAGTGTACAACGTCATAAAAAGAAATGTGAGTTATAATTTCAtatctcaaaaataaaaatgtctAATAGGGTGCCCtatctataaataaatatatatatataaaaataaacaaaaaaatgtattattattattattttaatgtacAAAATTATACATAGAGATACATCAACATATAAAAATACGGCATGAGATTTGATATATTTGCAGAGAACACCTCATCAACAGCTCCCTCCAAGAAGGCCTGCTTGTGTCTCTGGTGGGGAAACCCTGGTAAGTTCCAATCATTGTATTTTTAAGTATTATTTATCAAATTTTAAACCCTctcaactattttttttttcttttctaatgttttttttattttttggactGTTTCAGGAGGACTAGATTTTCTCTTGGGTGTGTTAATAAAAAGGAGTTTATATATTTGTTGATGATAAAATTAGCTTGATAATAATGTGCTTTTTAAGTTTCAAATATAGTTCAATCATAATAATAAAGCAATTTGCTTTGCACAACAAGAGATGTTCAGCCATTTTGAAAGTTGATGTGTATTTATGTTTGCTTgattaatttgttttaattaagcTCTTCATCACTTCTCTTGGTGATCacttttttctttttgtgaatTCTACTTGTAAAGACAATGATCAAGATCGATAGggacaataaataaataaataaaacaattgtCTAGAATTGGTttaaactgattttttttttttggttaatcaACACcacttttaaaaagaaaattaattacaGTTGTATAATTCTAAAAACGTAACCCCCCAAAAAAATCAACAGTTAATTATAATAGGCCAATACatacttattattttattcataaCAGCTTCTAATTATAGAATAATatgtaataagaaaaattggAAGGAAAACAAATGATTAAATTCGTGTACATATTTTACTACAAATTGACAAAAGTTATAACAAAAAGACAATAGACCCCACTAGAACCTATATGAAGAAAGGAGTTACCGTTGAAAGAATCTATTCCTTTCTTTTGCTTTCCATTTTCTTCAACCAAACGCTTCTGCAACAAATGATTAAGTTCAAGGTCATCCTTTCTTCATTTATGCAAATTGAACACTTGATTCTTGCCGTGGGCTATTATTGTGGACATATTGCAATGTAAGCCACCACTATCCACTACAAAAAATAGAGGTTCTACCGATAGCCTCTAATGTTGTCGGTAGTACCCTTTATCGATAATTTGTTGTCGGTATTATGTTGATGGTACAACCCTATCGATAGAGACCACCATCTACTGACAACAATATTATTGTGGTCGATATAGACACTACCGACAACATACGTAGTCTGTATAGGTCTCTAAGGTTGTCAGCAGAAACTATGTCGAATTGTTTGCCTGGTCACTCTATGCCGACcatagttgtaacaccctgggtagacaagatcgttacactgtgtgtttataaagtgctagacttgctcatcaagtcatttaattaaaaacgtgttattgaaactataaaggaactagggttaaaatattttggtcttaaaagtcacattttcataaaggaacattatctgtttacacgggatcccaaaaatgataagtttaaagaccatttacaaaagtcataaggtttaagtacaatatcaagccatattaaggcgaaACAGACAGTTGGGCCATCCctatcctgatccactcctcgaccatggcgatcgaacagctggctgtGTACATTCAACCcagcagctctccatctcaggattggcccaacttgcccttgcctttacctgcaccacgtagcacccgtgagccaaggcccaacaagaaaacacaacaacagagcataagcaatcaacggtcaaatcaatatctcacatagcatcacatattcttaatcatatcaatattcagaatagtcaagtattcaacatactaaacatatcaattcatatcacacgccaaatcacatatgataactagggttagcgccctcagcctgcaccctccattatcccactaactccggcccgcttaaaccgagctcagtgaatattaagttgccattggctaccagtggccaagccgcaccctgtgcgcaaatattgtgtacggcacccttaggccgctatcacatgtcccatgtcataataccatcattgacataatacaaatatcgggagcacttagtcccatcacaaacatataaccgagtgcaattttcttacctttcaattcgctaactttgatcacttgactccttgagcacgatccctctcgagccctagcgctcacctaaacacaatcataggtcaaagtcatcaccaaacctcaagtccaaaacctagcctcgggaccaaacctgagcccccaggaagtcctagttccaccaaacaaggtggtggaatcaaaccccaaacccttggtcaaaagcccttggaaataaccctaaaatctctttctggaaacagggtagcgctacagcgctcattggagggcgctacagcgctacaaacagaagcaaaatcccttcagcatgcatggcctagcgctacaacgcccaaaggctagcgctgtagcgctagtcacagacaggcaccaccctagttttccttcctgcgatttcctcgaaccaagcTCAACCAAAACTTtcccaaaccttcaccaaactcaaaaacaaccttatgaacatactccactcatcccaagcaccccaaatactcaaaacccaaacacatgcatccctaatctcaaaattcaccatagctgaccctaagtTCAGAAACTCAGCtgaaaccagtcaaaacaccaGAGTTAGAAGCtcagaattcatacctttaatgggatttcgatttcaatacaacctctacacctccttagcttgctcttcctcaaactttttcctgaattccccaaagtccccatcaaactcaatttacacaccatagttcaaaaaccaaaaccagaaactgaagatactacaaaaccttacctcaagtgttagggtgctCTTGCTAAATCTCTGCCAATTCTCTAAACCTAGCTTAGGACTCTTGAGGCTCAGCCTAACTTAGCACCtccctgagctttgctccaaaaacactcaagaaactgatgaagaaagcataaaccgaccttaggaaactctctctgttttctccctttctcttttcttccttttccttcctttctctctttcagacttctatacttttctacaacttccactaacataaagccttagtaatacccatctttaaaaagccaaatgaccttaatgccctccctattaattctaaaccctttaatccacttaggggcattttagtcatttcaccccaatttccgctaactcctcgagtgtctctaatatttatcgcttaattcccgatacctaattaatcaccaataatattcctcgatgtcaaaatagactccaatatactcattgaattcccatttatacccccaggcgcaccccaagccgggtataaatccccgccatgactttttcgctaatctgctcactaagatcgtctcgagtcacagttcacaaatatatccacataataatgtggtctcatcaattatcacatatatcaacacAGTTAtacccataatggccaaaattacaattatgcccttctaacctaatcagggcctacatgcatactaatacacatagtcatgcatcccaaatattcaaatagtcatataacatgcttt
It encodes the following:
- the LOC133819508 gene encoding uncharacterized protein LOC133819508 isoform X1 — translated: MADCNRGDNYFSSQNHQDESVQGKKYGGLVPKKKPLISKDHERAFFDSADWALCKQQGAGVNQKSTAAVETLRPKLKRTPHQQLPPRRPACVSGGETLED
- the LOC133819508 gene encoding uncharacterized protein LOC133819508 isoform X2; protein product: MADCNRGDNYFSSQNHQDESVQGKKYGGLVPKKKPLISKDHERAFFDSADWALCKQGAGVNQKSTAAVETLRPKLKRTPHQQLPPRRPACVSGGETLED